One genomic window of Haemophilus haemolyticus includes the following:
- the dolP gene encoding division/outer membrane stress-associated lipid-binding lipoprotein, which produces MKLSPLKKLAIVLGTTIFLQGCVAAVIGGGAVAAKVGTDPRTTGAQIDDETLEFKVENAVEKDAQIKSEGRVNAVSYNGRVLLIGQVPNSGVKDTATALAKGVEGVNDIYNELTVGPKISFAQISKDSWITTQVKSKMLVDDRVKATDVKVISENGEVFLLGTVTHAQADAAADIASKISGVKKVIKVFKYLN; this is translated from the coding sequence ATGAAATTATCCCCATTAAAAAAACTGGCTATCGTACTTGGAACAACAATCTTTTTACAGGGATGTGTTGCAGCTGTGATTGGAGGTGGAGCTGTAGCAGCTAAAGTAGGTACCGATCCTCGAACAACTGGGGCACAAATTGATGACGAAACACTCGAATTCAAAGTAGAAAATGCCGTTGAAAAAGATGCCCAAATTAAGTCTGAAGGTCGTGTAAATGCCGTATCCTACAATGGTCGAGTGCTTTTAATCGGTCAAGTTCCTAATAGTGGCGTAAAGGACACTGCCACAGCTCTTGCAAAAGGTGTTGAAGGTGTCAATGACATTTATAACGAGCTGACTGTTGGCCCGAAAATCTCTTTTGCACAAATCAGCAAAGACAGTTGGATTACTACGCAAGTCAAATCAAAAATGTTAGTCGATGATCGAGTTAAAGCAACCGATGTTAAAGTTATTAGTGAAAACGGAGAAGTTTTCCTACTCGGTACAGTGACTCATGCCCAAGCTGATGCGGCCGCAGATATTGCGAGCAAAATCAGTGGCGTGAAAAAAGTAATTAAAGTTTTCAAATATCTCAACTAA